In one Poecilia reticulata strain Guanapo linkage group LG8, Guppy_female_1.0+MT, whole genome shotgun sequence genomic region, the following are encoded:
- the LOC103468142 gene encoding uncharacterized protein LOC103468142 isoform X2 has translation MGAFIGWVLCCAVVSVCYTLQLHHDDFTTWLQNLDEHQDGGGNLWVAYLHYLAQNSTGEAGCYVCSRLPLSSHQPTLTYEPMTAEEAECFQSRSLGGKNTALRYSSTNPSDIVEVHSAQCDRFPAVLKWEGNTXPRTFWTERRPDMKHPCCWTQXSVVSGTKLGNTSSCSNTFLMSRIGPSNIAVPRFSTPGAMWLCGHKLYDFLPGEFQGRCAPVWVSDGTTIISRRPASSSSGKRKREVLNFKPHDSVWGTDVPPEHKHWTDGQKVTLALFPWIGVAKNILRLETLSYRFHAFVNITMDIVKFESCPET, from the exons ATGGGAGCCTTCATTGGGTGGGTTCTCTGTTGTGCTGTGGTCTCTGTGTGCTACACTCTACAACTCCACCATGATGACTTCACTACTTGGTTGCAAAACCTAGATGAACACCAGGATGGCGGTGGTAACCTGTGGGTAGCCTACCTACATTACCTAGCACAAAATTCCACCGGAGAGGCAGGGTGCTACGTTTGTTCCAGACTTCCACTTAGCTCACACCAGCCTACTCTGACCTATGAACCAATGACRGCAGAGGAAGCGGAGTGTTTCCAGAGTCGATCTTTAGGGGGTAAGAACACTGCCCTCAGATACTCATCTACTAATCCCTCTGATATTGTTGAAGTTCACTCCGCCCAGTGTGACAGATTTCCTGCAGTCCTGAAGTGGGAGGGAAACACAKCTCCCCGTACTTTTTGGACTGAACGCCGACCCGATATGAAACATCCTTGCTGCTGGACTCAAGRATCGGTTGTTAGCGGTACAAAACTCGGTAAcacctcctcctgcagcaacaCCTTCCTGATGTCACGTATCGGTCCGAGTAATATCGCCGTGCCTCGATTCTCGACTCCTGGAGCAATGTGGCTCTGTGGTCATAAACTATATGACTTTCTACCAGGAGAATTTCAGGGTCGCTGTGCACCTGTGTGGGTGTCAGACGGAACCACTATCATCAGTCGTCGACCAGCTTCATCATCATCGGGTAAACGGAAACGTGAAGTATTGAACTTTAAGCCTCATGACTCAGTCTGGGGGACTGACGTTCCTCCAGAACACAAACACTGGACTGATGGACAAAAGGTTACTCTTGCTTTGTTTCCATGGATAGGTGTGGCAAAGAACATTCTGCGTTTGGAAACGCTCTCTTACAGATTTCATGCATTTGTGAACATCACAATGGACATTGTTAAA TTTGAATCTTGTCCAGAAACTTGA
- the LOC103468142 gene encoding uncharacterized protein LOC103468142 isoform X1, whose protein sequence is MGAFIGWVLCCAVVSVCYTLQLHHDDFTTWLQNLDEHQDGGGNLWVAYLHYLAQNSTGEAGCYVCSRLPLSSHQPTLTYEPMTAEEAECFQSRSLGGKNTALRYSSTNPSDIVEVHSAQCDRFPAVLKWEGNTXPRTFWTERRPDMKHPCCWTQXSVVSGTKLGNTSSCSNTFLMSRIGPSNIAVPRFSTPGAMWLCGHKLYDFLPGEFQGRCAPVWVSDGTTIISRRPASSSSGKRKREVLNFKPHDSVWGTDVPPEHKHWTDGQKVTLALFPWIGVAKNILRLETLSYRFHAFVNITMDIVKGQQKELAAIRTMVLQNRMVLDMLTASQGGVCTLIGKTCCI, encoded by the exons ATGGGAGCCTTCATTGGGTGGGTTCTCTGTTGTGCTGTGGTCTCTGTGTGCTACACTCTACAACTCCACCATGATGACTTCACTACTTGGTTGCAAAACCTAGATGAACACCAGGATGGCGGTGGTAACCTGTGGGTAGCCTACCTACATTACCTAGCACAAAATTCCACCGGAGAGGCAGGGTGCTACGTTTGTTCCAGACTTCCACTTAGCTCACACCAGCCTACTCTGACCTATGAACCAATGACRGCAGAGGAAGCGGAGTGTTTCCAGAGTCGATCTTTAGGGGGTAAGAACACTGCCCTCAGATACTCATCTACTAATCCCTCTGATATTGTTGAAGTTCACTCCGCCCAGTGTGACAGATTTCCTGCAGTCCTGAAGTGGGAGGGAAACACAKCTCCCCGTACTTTTTGGACTGAACGCCGACCCGATATGAAACATCCTTGCTGCTGGACTCAAGRATCGGTTGTTAGCGGTACAAAACTCGGTAAcacctcctcctgcagcaacaCCTTCCTGATGTCACGTATCGGTCCGAGTAATATCGCCGTGCCTCGATTCTCGACTCCTGGAGCAATGTGGCTCTGTGGTCATAAACTATATGACTTTCTACCAGGAGAATTTCAGGGTCGCTGTGCACCTGTGTGGGTGTCAGACGGAACCACTATCATCAGTCGTCGACCAGCTTCATCATCATCGGGTAAACGGAAACGTGAAGTATTGAACTTTAAGCCTCATGACTCAGTCTGGGGGACTGACGTTCCTCCAGAACACAAACACTGGACTGATGGACAAAAGGTTACTCTTGCTTTGTTTCCATGGATAGGTGTGGCAAAGAACATTCTGCGTTTGGAAACGCTCTCTTACAGATTTCATGCATTTGTGAACATCACAATGGACATTGTTAAAGGACAACAGAAGGAATTGGCAGCCATTAGGACAATGGTACTGCAAAACAGAATGGTATTAGATATGCTGACAGCCTCTCAAGGTGGAGTTTGTACATTAATTGGTAAAACTTGTTGTAT TTAG